In a single window of the Delftia tsuruhatensis genome:
- a CDS encoding phage late control D family protein: MATTNTLRVQTGVFKILCNRSALPVPVVAAIRDVQVTSEINVPSMFSFTLSAQSEQGAWQNVNLDTFKPGDEVSLFLGLDTAQELITGNITAVEPSFAEYSTVTIRGFDRMYRLRFGTHTRTFENLSEGEIASQVARSCGLALEVQGQAGKINDWVLQNNQTNDAFLRQRSQLIDHELVMRGTTLVLRPSARGESPVRTLNYPRDLSQVSLNLRVPTEGEEVQVTGYDLETNQYITATASSGSPSDRMGGSRTGYQEAGDFPDSAIAIERPDIATVEALQEVAEAQYQRNLSRFIEGSASLQGDPHLVAGINIRLTGVSSRFNGTYYITQATHRYDDMAGYSTEIKLQRTGV; the protein is encoded by the coding sequence ATGGCGACCACTAATACCCTGCGGGTGCAGACCGGCGTCTTCAAGATCCTGTGCAATCGCTCGGCGCTGCCGGTGCCGGTGGTCGCTGCGATACGCGACGTCCAGGTGACCAGCGAGATCAATGTGCCGTCGATGTTCAGCTTCACGCTGAGCGCGCAATCCGAGCAGGGCGCCTGGCAGAACGTCAACCTCGATACCTTCAAGCCCGGCGACGAGGTCAGCCTGTTCCTCGGCCTGGATACCGCGCAGGAGCTGATCACCGGCAACATCACGGCGGTCGAGCCGAGTTTCGCCGAGTACTCGACGGTGACGATCCGCGGCTTCGACCGCATGTACCGGCTGCGCTTCGGCACCCATACCCGCACCTTCGAGAACCTCAGCGAAGGCGAGATCGCCAGCCAGGTCGCCCGTTCGTGCGGCCTGGCGCTGGAGGTGCAGGGCCAGGCCGGGAAGATCAACGACTGGGTGCTGCAGAACAACCAGACCAATGACGCCTTTCTGCGCCAGCGCAGCCAACTGATCGACCATGAGCTGGTGATGCGGGGCACGACGCTGGTGCTGCGGCCCTCGGCCCGGGGCGAGAGTCCGGTGCGTACGCTCAACTACCCCAGGGACCTGAGCCAGGTCTCGCTGAACCTGCGGGTGCCGACCGAAGGCGAGGAGGTCCAGGTCACCGGCTACGACCTCGAGACCAACCAGTACATCACGGCGACGGCCTCCTCGGGCAGCCCGTCCGACCGGATGGGCGGCAGCCGCACCGGCTACCAGGAGGCTGGCGACTTTCCCGATTCGGCGATCGCCATCGAGCGGCCGGACATCGCCACCGTCGAGGCGCTGCAGGAAGTCGCCGAGGCCCAGTACCAGCGCAACCTGAGCCGCTTCATCGAGGGCAGCGCCAGCCTCCAGGGCGACCCGCACCTGGTGGCCGGGATCAACATCCGGCTGACCGGCGTGTCCAGCCGCTTCAACGGCACCTACTACATCACGCAGGCGACGCACCGCTACGACGACATGGCGGGTTACAGCACCGAAATCAAATTGCAAAGGACCGGCGTATGA
- the azu gene encoding azurin, whose amino-acid sequence MAKQWKPVLLALAMTAVAAPVLAADCAVEIEGNDAMQFNKPAISVPASCKQFTVKLKHVGKLPKTAMGHNWVLSKTADLQAVANDGIAAGAAKDFVKEKDARVIAHTKVIGGGETDSVTFSTAALKAGEAYSYFCSFPGHSALMKGTLTLAK is encoded by the coding sequence ATGGCAAAGCAATGGAAGCCCGTCCTCTTGGCCCTCGCAATGACCGCGGTCGCCGCCCCTGTACTGGCCGCCGACTGCGCAGTCGAGATCGAAGGCAACGACGCCATGCAGTTCAACAAGCCCGCCATCAGCGTGCCCGCCAGCTGCAAGCAGTTCACCGTCAAGCTCAAGCATGTGGGCAAGCTGCCGAAGACGGCCATGGGCCACAACTGGGTGCTGAGCAAGACCGCCGATCTGCAGGCCGTGGCCAATGACGGGATCGCCGCCGGCGCCGCCAAGGACTTCGTGAAGGAAAAGGATGCGCGCGTGATCGCCCACACCAAGGTGATCGGCGGCGGCGAGACCGACTCCGTGACCTTCTCCACCGCCGCCCTGAAGGCCGGCGAGGCCTACAGCTATTTCTGCTCCTTCCCGGGCCACTCCGCGCTCATGAAGGGCACGCTGACCCTGGCCAAGTAA
- a CDS encoding DUF6760 family protein, with protein sequence MNPAQAQLYREIAFIAYHFHWPYQDLLALEHAERRRWCEEISRINEQMNAPETPSGTSLEKLI encoded by the coding sequence TTGAACCCCGCCCAGGCGCAGCTGTATCGGGAGATCGCCTTCATCGCCTACCACTTCCACTGGCCTTACCAGGATCTCCTGGCGCTGGAGCACGCCGAGCGGCGGCGCTGGTGCGAGGAAATCAGCCGCATCAACGAGCAGATGAATGCTCCCGAGACCCCGTCCGGCACCAGCCTGGAAAAACTGATCTGA
- a CDS encoding phage baseplate assembly protein V, with the protein MSPPTQDPAGDVPASLAPGVTLGAVSNTEDPKGLGRVRLRLKLKGREIETDWAQIASFMAGPDCGGFFLPQPGDTALVAFADGDPSQPYVVGFLWNGAQKPPVPQNQQQDIRVIRTRQGKTVRIDDSPQGGISIVDEKGNEVLIDSAGNRIAITSKGDLSITATGQLTMEAAGVTLKNTAGSVKAQLTAESMQLQGGMNMKLQASMIDLN; encoded by the coding sequence ATGAGCCCACCGACCCAGGACCCCGCGGGAGATGTCCCCGCCAGCCTCGCGCCAGGCGTCACGCTGGGCGCGGTCAGCAACACCGAGGACCCCAAGGGGCTGGGCCGAGTCAGGCTCAGGCTCAAGCTCAAGGGCCGGGAGATCGAGACCGACTGGGCGCAGATCGCCAGCTTCATGGCCGGTCCGGACTGCGGCGGCTTTTTCCTGCCGCAGCCCGGCGATACCGCCCTGGTCGCCTTTGCGGACGGTGATCCCAGCCAGCCCTATGTCGTGGGCTTTCTCTGGAACGGCGCACAAAAGCCCCCGGTGCCGCAGAACCAGCAGCAGGACATCCGGGTGATCCGGACCCGGCAGGGCAAGACCGTGCGCATCGACGATTCGCCGCAGGGCGGGATCAGCATCGTTGACGAAAAAGGCAATGAAGTGCTGATCGACAGCGCTGGCAACCGCATCGCCATCACCAGCAAGGGGGATCTGTCCATCACCGCCACGGGCCAGCTGACGATGGAGGCGGCGGGGGTGACCCTCAAGAACACCGCAGGCAGCGTGAAGGCGCAGCTCACGGCCGAATCCATGCAGCTGCAAGGTGGCATGAACATGAAGCTGCAGGCGTCCATGATCGATCTGAACTGA
- a CDS encoding phage tail sheath family protein, which yields MATTYYHPGLYIQEVPSARSVQGASTSVAAFVGVTQSGPVATPTLVTSWNDYTRQFGGLVWYGYVSWAVFEFFNEGGSACYVVRAADTAYGVPAAAKGSPIAATAVTPGTWGNNLKIAVTDGSGQASGKNPSPVFNFLVVVDAALIDTVYTSANLTDQSLLLLQSFVVMNNLPRKTISGSDCYVLEAFNGFTGANLDVPQGAAGSYFMARVNANSMFIRVVSSGTSRPGNAVTPLAAGTQTTYNLVAGVQTLQKIQGVSLLAVPDTVTATDASGKPSQKQQATLINQSLAFCESMQSLFYAVDPPCGLGVQDILNFKIGTGTGANANATALNSSYGAIYYPWIAVLNPIAGLNVPVPPSGAALGRYAHTDASVGVFKSPAGVNDGALRTATSVATLVTDSDQDLLNPEGINAIRNLIGYGNVIYGARTLALGTEWTYIAVRRLFIYVEQSLKQSLQWVVFEPNDQQLWSSVTRDVSAFLNTLWQQGGLFGATAAEAFFVTCDASNNPPETRMLGQLYVDIGLAPVYPAEFVIIRITQKTAGPDSGA from the coding sequence GTGGCCACCACTTATTACCACCCCGGTCTCTACATCCAGGAAGTCCCCAGTGCCCGCTCCGTCCAGGGCGCTTCGACTTCCGTGGCCGCCTTCGTCGGCGTCACCCAGTCGGGCCCGGTGGCGACGCCTACGCTGGTCACCAGCTGGAACGACTACACCCGGCAGTTCGGCGGCCTGGTCTGGTATGGCTATGTGTCCTGGGCGGTGTTCGAGTTTTTCAACGAAGGCGGCTCGGCCTGCTATGTCGTGCGCGCCGCCGACACGGCCTACGGCGTGCCGGCCGCCGCCAAGGGCAGCCCGATTGCGGCCACCGCCGTCACCCCGGGCACCTGGGGCAACAACCTGAAGATCGCGGTCACCGACGGCAGCGGCCAGGCCAGCGGCAAGAACCCGTCGCCGGTGTTCAATTTCCTGGTGGTGGTGGATGCCGCCTTGATCGACACGGTCTACACCTCGGCCAACCTGACGGACCAGTCACTGCTGCTGCTGCAAAGCTTCGTCGTGATGAACAACCTGCCCAGGAAGACGATTTCCGGCAGCGACTGCTACGTGCTCGAGGCCTTCAATGGTTTCACCGGCGCCAACCTCGACGTCCCGCAAGGTGCCGCCGGCAGCTATTTCATGGCCCGGGTCAACGCCAATTCGATGTTCATCCGCGTGGTTTCCTCGGGGACGTCACGGCCCGGGAACGCCGTCACGCCATTGGCCGCGGGCACGCAGACCACCTACAACCTGGTGGCCGGCGTGCAGACCCTGCAAAAGATCCAGGGCGTCAGCCTGCTGGCGGTGCCCGACACCGTCACGGCGACCGACGCCAGCGGCAAGCCCAGCCAGAAGCAGCAGGCGACACTGATCAACCAGTCGCTGGCGTTCTGCGAGTCGATGCAAAGCCTGTTCTATGCCGTCGATCCGCCGTGCGGCCTCGGTGTCCAGGACATCCTGAATTTCAAGATCGGCACAGGAACCGGCGCCAACGCCAACGCCACGGCGCTCAACTCCAGCTACGGCGCGATCTACTACCCCTGGATCGCGGTGCTGAACCCGATCGCGGGCCTGAACGTGCCCGTGCCCCCGTCGGGCGCGGCACTGGGCCGCTACGCCCATACCGACGCCAGTGTGGGCGTTTTCAAATCGCCGGCCGGTGTCAACGATGGCGCGCTGCGCACCGCCACGTCGGTGGCGACGCTGGTCACCGACAGCGACCAGGATCTGCTCAACCCGGAAGGCATCAACGCGATCCGCAACCTGATCGGCTACGGCAACGTCATCTATGGTGCCCGAACCCTGGCGCTGGGCACCGAGTGGACCTACATCGCCGTGCGCCGGCTGTTCATCTACGTCGAACAAAGCCTGAAGCAGAGCCTGCAATGGGTGGTGTTCGAGCCCAATGACCAGCAGCTGTGGTCCTCGGTCACGCGCGACGTCAGCGCGTTCCTGAACACGCTGTGGCAGCAGGGCGGCCTGTTCGGTGCCACGGCGGCCGAGGCGTTCTTCGTCACCTGCGATGCCAGCAACAACCCGCCAGAGACACGCATGCTGGGCCAGCTGTACGTGGACATCGGCCTGGCGCCGGTCTACCCGGCCGAGTTCGTGATCATCCGCATCACCCAGAAGACGGCCGGCCCGGATTCGGGCGCATGA
- a CDS encoding DUF4255 domain-containing protein translates to MESLADSAHVIRAVSESLRSLIRSHIPALAPESAVVFDSPAEIEADGETRLSLYLYQAETNVHLRNLPPVLQRGASSLQVTPPPLVVDLMYLMVPYAKSAELELVLLDQLVQLLHDYPALQGEWLQPVLRQTGNEPIPITPDAVSIDTLRHIWAGFPNKAYKVTKVYLLSPVRIPSARRAQQVPMVLHSDVQVVQE, encoded by the coding sequence ATGGAGTCACTTGCCGACAGCGCGCATGTCATCCGGGCGGTCAGCGAATCGCTGCGTTCGCTGATCCGTTCCCACATTCCGGCCCTGGCGCCGGAATCGGCGGTGGTGTTCGACTCGCCTGCCGAAATCGAGGCCGATGGCGAGACCCGGCTTTCGCTGTACCTGTACCAGGCCGAGACCAATGTCCACCTGCGCAACCTGCCGCCCGTGCTGCAGCGCGGCGCTTCCTCGCTGCAGGTGACGCCGCCCCCGCTGGTGGTGGATCTGATGTACCTGATGGTGCCGTATGCGAAGTCGGCCGAACTGGAGCTGGTGCTGCTCGATCAACTGGTGCAGCTGTTGCACGACTACCCGGCGCTGCAGGGCGAGTGGCTGCAGCCGGTGCTGCGCCAGACCGGCAACGAACCGATTCCCATCACGCCCGATGCGGTATCCATCGATACGCTGCGCCATATCTGGGCGGGCTTCCCGAACAAGGCTTACAAGGTGACCAAGGTCTATCTGCTGTCACCGGTAAGGATTCCCTCCGCGCGCCGTGCGCAGCAGGTGCCGATGGTCCTGCATTCCGATGTGCAGGTGGTGCAGGAATGA
- a CDS encoding phage tail protein produces the protein MTLGIHAAAPSPRNPGAGSDPFKAFSFCVEVEGILVGGFTSVEGLDSRTEVRTVREGGVNDTEYKLPGQVSYSDLVLRSGLTAQDPMWLWYRATLSGQVRRRNGSIYLLDDQGMRGMGWDFYNAWPTAWQGPSFDAGQALVALQSFTLAHEGIRKSQAVAGKGLS, from the coding sequence ATGACACTGGGAATCCACGCCGCTGCCCCTAGCCCGCGCAACCCCGGCGCCGGCAGCGACCCGTTCAAGGCGTTCAGCTTCTGCGTCGAAGTCGAGGGCATCCTGGTGGGCGGCTTCACCTCGGTCGAAGGCCTGGATTCGAGGACCGAGGTCCGCACCGTGCGCGAAGGCGGCGTCAACGACACCGAATACAAGCTGCCGGGCCAGGTCAGCTATTCCGATCTGGTCCTGCGCTCCGGGCTGACCGCCCAGGATCCGATGTGGCTGTGGTACCGGGCGACCCTTTCCGGCCAGGTCCGGCGCAGGAACGGTTCGATCTATCTGCTCGACGATCAGGGCATGCGCGGCATGGGGTGGGATTTCTACAACGCCTGGCCCACGGCGTGGCAGGGACCGAGCTTCGATGCCGGGCAGGCGCTGGTCGCACTGCAGAGCTTCACGCTGGCCCACGAGGGCATCCGCAAGAGCCAGGCGGTGGCCGGCAAGGGGCTGTCTTGA
- a CDS encoding hemolysin family protein, giving the protein MEIALLFALILLNGVFAMSEIALVTARKARLQKLIDEGDAGAAAAAQLGSDPTRFLSTIQIGITSIGVLNGIVGEAALAAPLAQWLQALGVPAPYGGYAATALVVVLITYFSIVVGELVPKRIGQTHPETFARLIARPINWLAHLTRPFVALLSVSTHALLRLLGVRENGGSAVTEEEIHAMLAEGTTAGVIESHEHTMVRNVFRLDDRQIGSLMVPRSDVVCLDADAPFEDNLRVIEQSDHARFPVVRGGMDSIVGVLNARQWLSRALQGKEQGLTDQPMQAALYVPETITGMELLESFRLSDVHMAFVIDEYGEVQGIVTLQDLVEAITGEFRPRDPRTSWALQREDGSWLLDGHIPVPELKDRLELSSVPEEDRGRYHTLAGMVMLLTGRLPQVTDTVQWQGWRFEVVDMDGKAIDKVLAMRLAAPAGDEGGASHARL; this is encoded by the coding sequence ATGGAAATTGCCCTGCTTTTTGCGCTGATCCTGCTCAACGGCGTCTTCGCCATGTCGGAAATCGCGTTGGTGACCGCGCGCAAGGCGCGCCTGCAAAAACTCATCGACGAGGGCGATGCCGGCGCTGCCGCGGCTGCCCAGCTGGGGTCCGACCCCACGCGCTTCCTGTCCACCATCCAGATCGGCATCACCTCCATCGGCGTGCTCAACGGCATCGTCGGCGAGGCAGCCCTGGCGGCACCACTGGCCCAATGGCTGCAGGCGCTGGGCGTGCCCGCGCCCTACGGCGGCTATGCGGCCACGGCGCTGGTCGTGGTGCTCATCACCTACTTCTCCATCGTGGTCGGGGAGCTGGTTCCCAAGCGCATCGGGCAGACCCATCCCGAGACCTTTGCGCGCCTGATCGCACGCCCCATCAACTGGTTGGCCCACCTGACCAGGCCCTTCGTGGCGCTGCTGTCCGTGTCCACGCATGCCTTGCTGAGGCTGCTGGGCGTCAGGGAAAACGGCGGCAGCGCCGTCACGGAGGAAGAGATCCATGCCATGCTGGCCGAAGGCACGACGGCCGGGGTCATCGAATCGCACGAGCACACCATGGTGCGCAATGTGTTCCGGCTGGACGATCGCCAGATCGGATCGCTGATGGTGCCGCGCAGTGACGTGGTCTGTCTGGATGCCGATGCGCCGTTCGAGGACAACCTGCGCGTGATCGAGCAGTCCGACCACGCGCGCTTTCCCGTGGTGCGCGGCGGCATGGACTCCATCGTGGGCGTGCTCAATGCGCGCCAGTGGCTGTCACGTGCGCTGCAGGGCAAGGAGCAGGGCCTGACGGACCAGCCCATGCAGGCAGCGCTCTACGTGCCCGAGACCATCACCGGCATGGAACTGCTCGAGAGCTTTCGCCTGTCGGACGTGCACATGGCCTTCGTGATCGACGAGTACGGCGAGGTGCAGGGCATCGTCACCCTGCAGGACCTGGTCGAGGCCATCACCGGGGAGTTCCGTCCACGCGATCCCCGGACCTCGTGGGCCCTGCAGCGCGAGGACGGCAGCTGGCTGCTGGACGGCCATATCCCGGTGCCCGAGCTCAAGGACCGCCTGGAGCTGTCCAGCGTGCCCGAGGAGGACCGTGGGCGCTACCACACGCTGGCCGGCATGGTCATGCTGCTCACGGGGCGCCTGCCGCAGGTCACGGACACCGTGCAGTGGCAGGGCTGGCGTTTCGAGGTCGTGGACATGGATGGCAAGGCCATCGACAAGGTGCTTGCGATGCGCCTGGCCGCGCCGGCCGGGGACGAGGGCGGGGCATCCCATGCGCGGCTCTGA
- a CDS encoding carboxypeptidase regulatory-like domain-containing protein, with protein sequence MTQLNAVIQLIDGFSRQPAESAGASFRLDGRVVLPLAKPQAFHAFVGLESGSYGLQVSCPGFFPQEMRLQVQPTGLLQSSLADAVVACILLPDALYPYPGHTTLLRGQVLAALDRQALPGIEVRAAYQDARGRTRTRQTFTNAHGHGGGRQRSPYLGRYALPLPGRLADETTVALCFSRAGQPPVQRRVTIGPGTTLLQDVEL encoded by the coding sequence ATGACCCAGCTCAATGCCGTCATCCAGCTGATCGACGGGTTTTCCCGCCAGCCGGCGGAGAGCGCCGGCGCCAGTTTCCGGCTCGATGGCCGCGTGGTCCTGCCGCTGGCCAAGCCGCAGGCGTTCCATGCCTTCGTCGGTCTCGAGTCCGGCTCCTACGGCCTGCAAGTGTCCTGTCCTGGCTTTTTCCCGCAGGAAATGCGCTTGCAGGTACAGCCGACAGGCTTGCTGCAGTCGTCGCTGGCGGACGCGGTCGTGGCCTGCATCCTGCTGCCGGATGCGCTGTATCCGTATCCGGGCCACACCACGCTGCTGCGCGGCCAGGTGCTGGCGGCGCTCGATCGCCAGGCCTTGCCCGGCATCGAGGTCCGCGCGGCCTACCAGGACGCCCGGGGGCGCACCCGGACGCGGCAGACGTTCACCAACGCCCATGGCCATGGCGGCGGCAGGCAGCGCAGCCCCTATCTCGGGCGCTATGCGCTGCCCTTGCCGGGGCGCCTGGCCGACGAGACCACCGTGGCCCTGTGCTTCAGCCGCGCCGGCCAGCCCCCGGTGCAGCGGCGGGTGACCATCGGGCCGGGGACGACGCTGTTGCAGGACGTCGAACTGTAA
- a CDS encoding phage tail protein, whose amino-acid sequence MATQLTNPYRGFRFRVEISGIQIASFSEATVPDITIETVDYREGTDPVYKRPLSGLSTYGRLTLKKGLTDSMDLYNWHQLVAQKGSTTSGAQKNISLILMDAEGNDKVRWNVINAWPTKYEASGLNAASTEVMVETFEVVLDYMQRVK is encoded by the coding sequence ATGGCGACCCAACTGACCAATCCCTACCGGGGCTTTCGCTTCCGCGTGGAAATTTCCGGTATCCAGATCGCGTCGTTTTCCGAGGCGACGGTGCCCGACATCACGATCGAAACCGTGGACTACCGCGAAGGCACGGACCCAGTCTACAAGCGGCCGCTGTCGGGACTGAGCACCTACGGCCGGCTGACGTTGAAGAAGGGGCTGACCGATTCGATGGACCTGTACAACTGGCACCAGCTGGTCGCGCAGAAGGGATCGACCACCTCGGGCGCGCAGAAGAACATCTCGCTGATCCTGATGGATGCCGAAGGCAACGACAAGGTCCGCTGGAACGTCATCAACGCGTGGCCCACGAAGTACGAGGCCAGCGGCCTGAACGCGGCCAGCACCGAAGTGATGGTGGAGACCTTCGAAGTCGTGCTCGACTACATGCAGCGGGTGAAGTAG
- a CDS encoding peptidoglycan-binding protein LysM, translating to MLEKAKIVVQQTREEIPVMYNPTELSLNKTVLVQGEGSNIQFQRVSDDDLTVALFFDSYEQQTDIRKQTSRIAALTQPTAGTNARKEPPVVVFTWAGALYTGIVVRLEQKFTMFLSSGIPVRAELNVTFKSVLTQKQDLQARGYFNCRRLWTVQEGDRLYLIAWKALGDPGQWRLIADNNGIHDPLNFPAATDIGRTLVIIDTHDDGFSGHGDH from the coding sequence ATGCTCGAAAAAGCCAAGATCGTCGTCCAGCAGACCCGGGAGGAAATCCCGGTGATGTACAACCCGACCGAGCTGTCGCTGAACAAGACGGTGCTGGTGCAGGGCGAGGGCTCCAACATTCAGTTCCAGCGTGTCAGCGACGATGACCTGACCGTGGCGCTGTTTTTCGACAGCTATGAGCAGCAGACCGACATCCGCAAGCAGACCAGCAGGATTGCCGCGCTGACCCAGCCGACGGCCGGCACCAATGCCCGCAAGGAGCCACCGGTGGTGGTGTTCACCTGGGCGGGGGCGCTGTACACCGGCATCGTCGTAAGGCTGGAGCAGAAGTTCACCATGTTCCTGAGTTCCGGCATCCCGGTGCGGGCCGAACTCAACGTGACCTTCAAGTCGGTGCTCACCCAGAAGCAGGACCTGCAGGCGCGTGGCTACTTCAATTGCCGGCGGCTGTGGACGGTGCAGGAGGGCGACCGGCTCTACCTGATCGCCTGGAAGGCGCTGGGCGATCCCGGCCAATGGCGGTTGATCGCGGACAACAACGGCATCCACGACCCGCTGAATTTCCCGGCCGCGACCGACATCGGCCGCACGCTGGTCATCATCGACACACACGACGACGGATTCTCCGGCCATGGCGACCACTAA